A genome region from Cervus canadensis isolate Bull #8, Minnesota chromosome 10, ASM1932006v1, whole genome shotgun sequence includes the following:
- the ZHX3 gene encoding zinc fingers and homeoboxes protein 3, translating to MASKRKSTTPCMIPVKTVVLPGSSAEAPPAEPGPEGLPQEPPPEVPATSTEATQSASGPDVPSLANGHRSTLDGYAFACKYCDFRSQDITQFVGHLSSEHTDFNKDPSFVCTECSFLAKTPEGLSLHNAKCHSGEASFVWNVAKPDNHVVVEQSVPEGASPPDPSGEPNVEGMDGQAEIIITKTPIMKIMKGKAEAKKIHTLKENVPNQPTGEALPNPPAGDTEVKEGDHAFVNGVAPASQASTNPTKPPHSANGPLLGTVPVLPAGIAQLLSLQQPPPQAQQPLPTARSLPKVMIPLSSIPTYNAAMDSNSFLKNSFHKFPYPTKAELCYLTVVTKYPEEQLKIWFTAQRLKQGISWSPEEIEDARKKMFNTVIQSVPQPTITVLNTPLVASSGNVQHLIQAALPGHVVGQPEGAAGGLLVTQPLMANGLQAPSSSLPLAVTSVPKSPAVAPINTVCSNTTSAVKVVNAAQSLLTACPSITSQAFLDASIYKNKKSHEQLSALKGSFCRNQFPGQSEVEHLTKVTGLSTREVRKWFSDRRYHCRNLKGSRAGLPGEHSALLVDPVPEAPFSPSCKAPEVTCLPTAATLATPSSAKRQSWHQTPDFTPTKYKERAPEQLRALESSFAQNPLPLDEELDRLRTETKMTRREIDGWFSERRKKVSAEEAKKAEEGASPGEEEAAEDEGEEGLAGENGSPEVPGGHMLAERKVSPIKINLKNLRVTEANGRGELVGLGACEPEDEAPGKPVEQPPGKAGYKKTAQQRHLLRQLFVQTQWPSTQDYDSIMAQTGLPRPEVVRWFGDSRYALKNGQLKWYEDYKRGNFPPGLLVIAPGSRELLQDYYSTHKMLNEQDLQSLCDKTQMSAQQVKQWFAEKMGEETRAVADAGSEGQGPCAGGPAALHRGLGDVYVEVSENSESWEPSAPEASAEPFDTQSPQAGPQLETD from the coding sequence ATGGCCAGCAAGAGAAAGTCCACCACCCCGTGCATGATCCCCGTGAAGACTGTGGTGCTGCCTGGCTCCAGCGCCGAGGCTCCACCTGCTGAGCCCGGGCCCGAGGGGCTCCCCCAGGAGCCGCCCCCAGAAGTGCCCGCCACCAGCACCGAGGCCACCCAGAGCGCCAGTGGTCCTGACGTCCCCTCGCTGGCCAACGGGCACCGGAGCACCTTGGATGGCTACGCGTTTGCCTGTAAATACTGTGACTTCAGATCCCAGGACATAACCCAGTTTGTGGGACATCTGAGCTCAGAGCACACAGACTTTAACAAAGACCCAAGCTTTGTATGCACTGAATGCAGCTTTCTGGCAAAAACTCCCGAGGGGCTTTCTCTGCACAACGCCAAGTGTCACTCGGGGGAAGCCAGCTTTGTGTGGAACGTGGCCAAGCCAGACAATCACGTGGTCGTGGAGCAGAGTGTCCCTGAGGGCGCCAGCCCTCCCGACCCGTCGGGGGAGCCAAACGTGGAGGGGATGGATGGACAGGCAGAAATCATCATCACCAAGACTCCAATCATGAAGATAATGAAAGGCAAAGCCGAGGCCAAAAAGATCCACACGCTCAAGGAGAACGTGCCCAACCAGCCCACCGGGGAGGCCTTACCAAACCCTCCAGCTGGGGACACAGAGGTGAAAGAGGGGGACCATGCCTTTGTCAACGGGGTGGCCCCCGCCAGCCAGGCCTCAACCAACCCCACAAAGCCCCCCCACTCGGCCAACGGGCCCCTGCTGGGCACGGTGCCGGTGCTGCCTGCGGGCATCGCCCAGCTCCTCTCCCTGCAGCAGCCGCCCCCACAGGCccagcagcccctgcccaccGCCAGGTCCCTCCCCAAAGTGATGATCCCGCTGAGCAGCATTCCCACCTACAATGCAGCCATGGACTCCAACAGCTTTCTGAAGAACTCCTTCCACAAGTTCCCCTACCCGACCAAAGCCGAGCTCTGCTATTTGACTGTGGTCACCAAGTACCCGGAGGAACAGCTCAAGATCTGGTTCACTGCCCAGAGGCTGAAGCAGGGCATCAGCTGGTCCCCGGAGGAGATTGAGGACGCCCggaaaaagatgttcaacaccgtCATCCAGTCGGTGCCCCAGCCCACCATCACAGTCCTCAACACGCCCCTGGTTGCCAGCAGCGGCAACGTCCAGCACCTCATCCAGGCCGCTCTGCCTGGGCACGTGGTGGGGCAGCCAGAGGGTGCGGCGGGGGGACTTCTGGTCACTCAGCCTCTGATGGCCAATGGGCTGCAGgcccccagctcctctctccccctGGCAGTTACCTCTGTCCCCAAGTCGCCCGCTGTCGCGCCCATTAACACCGTGTGTTCAAATACGACGTCGGCCGTGAAGGTGGTGAATGCCGCCCAGTCCCTCCTCACGGCCTGCCCCAGCATCACCTCCCAAGCCTTCCTCGATGCCAGCATCTACAAAAACAAGAAGTCTCACGAACAGCTGTCAGCTCTGAAAGGGAGCTTCTGTCGGAACCAGTTCCCAGGGCAGAGCGAAGTGGAGCATCTGACCAAAGTGACGGGTCTCAGCACCCGGGAGGTGCGCAAGTGGTTCAGCGACCGCAGGTACCACTGCCGGAACCTCAAGGGCTCCAGGGCCGGGCTGCCTGGAGAGCACAGCGCCCTGCTCGTTGACCCTGTGCCCGAGGCGCCCTTCTCCCCGTCATGCAAGGCCCCCGAGGTGACCTGCCTCCCCACGGCGGCCACCCTGGCCACCCCCTCTTCTGCCAAGCGACAGTCCTGGCACCAGACCCCTGACTTCACACCAACCAAATACAAGGAGCGGGCCCCCGAGCAGCTCAGAGCCCTGGAGAGCAGTTTTGCACAAAACCCCCTTCCCCTGGATGAGGAGCTGGACCGCCTGAGGACCGAGACCAAAATGACCCGCAGGGAGATTGACGGCTGGTTTTCAGAGAGACGGAAAAAAGTGAGTGCCGAGGAGGCCAAGAAGGCCGAGGAGGGGGCTTctccaggggaggaggaggccgCTGAGGACGAGGGGGAGGAGGGCTTGGCCGGGGAAAACGGCTCCCCAGAAGTGCCCGGTGGCCACATGCTGGCCGAACGCAAAGTCAGCCCCATCAAAATCAACCTCAAGAACCTGCGGGTGACGGAGGCCAACGGCAGGGGCGAGCTCGTGGGGCTGGGCGCCTGCGAGCCTGAGGACGAGGCACCCGGCAAGCCGGTGGAGCAGCCGCCAGGCAAGGCGGGCTACAAGAAGACGGCCCAGCAGCGGCACCTGCTGCGGCAGCTCTTCGTGCAGACGCAGTGGCCCAGCACGCAGGACTACGACTCCATCATGGCGCAGACGGGCCTGCCGCGGCCCGAGGTGGTGCGCTGGTTTGGGGACAGCCGGTACGCCCTGAAGAACGGCCAGCTCAAGTGGTACGAAGACTACAAGAGGGGCAACTTCCCTCCCGGGCTGCTAGTCATCGCGCCCGGCAGCCGGGAGCTGCTGCAGGACTACTACTCGACTCACAAGATGCTGAACGAGCAGGACCTGCAGAGCCTCTGCGACAAGACCCAGATGAGCGCCCAGCAGGTCAAGCAGTGGTTTGCCGAGAAGATGGGCGAGGAGACCCGGGCTGTGGCCGACGCGGGCAGCGAGGGCCAGGGCCCCTGCGCCGGCGGCCCTGCAGCCCTTCACAGAGGGCTGGGTGACGTCTATGTGGAGGTGTCGGAAAACAGCGAGTCATGGGAGCCCAGCGCCCCGGAGGCCAGCGCAGAGCCCTTTGACACGCAGAGTCCCCAGGCCGGACCTCAGCTGG